TCCTGCGGGAACCCGACCGGGAGCGCGTGAACCCGGCCGCCCTGGCAGGGTTGGGCCTGCGCCCCGGCCCCTGGCTGGCCGCGCTGAAAGGTGGCGCGACCGGCGAACTGGACGTGAACGGTCAGCCGCACGACGCCGCTGCCCTGCGCGCCGCGCTAATGCAACGGGAGACCGGAGAGAGTCTGGCGTACCTCACGGACTTCCTGCTGGACGGCGCGCAGCAGGCCCGCCTCGCACCCATCCTGCGCGGCGTGCAGACGCTGTACGCCGAGGCGCAGTACACCCCCGAAGACCACGCGCTCGCCACGCGGCATCAGCACACCACCGTCACGCAGGTCGCCGCCCTCGCCCACGCGGCGGGCCTGCCCGCGCTGACGCTGCTGCACCTGAGCCGCCGCTACCGATCCGAACAGTGGCCCGACATGCTGAGTGCCGCGCAGGCCATCCACCCCGCCGCGCGCTTCCCGGACGGCTGGCCGTACTGAAGAACGCACGCGCCCTGCCGTACCCTGTGGGCATGACTGGACCGCTGTTCGATTCTCATATGCACACGCCCCTGTGCGGGCACGCCACGGGGTTGCCGCGCGAGTACGCGCAGGCGGCGCTGGACGCCGGACTGGCGGGCATCTGCTTCACGGATCACATGCCGATGCCCGCGTGGTACGACGCGCCGTGGCGCATGCGCCGTGATCAGCTGGCGCAGTACGTGCAGGACGTGCAGGAAGCGCAGGCCGAGTTCGCGGGGCGGCTGGACGTGCGCCTGGGCCTGGAGGCGGACTTTCACCCCGGCACGGAACGCTTCGTGGAGGAGGTGCTGGGCGCGCACCCCTGGGACTACGTGATCGGCAGCGTGCATTACATCGGCGCGTGGGGCTTCGATAACCCGGAATTCATCGCCGAGTACGACAGCCGCGACCTTGCGGGCCTGTACCGCGACTACTACGCGCTGGCCGAGGGGGCCGCGAAATCCGGTCTGTTCGACTCCATCGGGCACCTGGACCTGCCCAAGAAATTCGGGCACCGCGACCCGGACGGGTACGCCGCGCTGCATGCCCTGGACGTGATCGCCGAACGCGGCCTCGCGCTGGACTTCAACACGGCCGGGTGGCGCAAACCGGTCGCCGAGGCGTACCCCGCCCCGGACCTGACCCGGCAGGCCGCCGAACGCGGCATCCCCTTCGTGCTGGGCAGCGACGCCCACAAGCCCGGCGAGGTCGGCCACCGCTTCACCGACGCCATCAAGCAGATTCACGACGTCGGTGGGCGGATCGTGACATACCAGGGACGCGTCCGGCACGGGTAAAGCGTGAACTCCTGGCTCCCCTTAAGGGGTGCTGGCCGCGAAGCGGACTGAGGGGTCACCCACCGGCCGGGCTGGTCAGGTGTTCGGCGCACCCGCCGACTCCTGCTTCCTCAGCCCGCATCCCCTTACTCTGGGTGCATGGATGTCACGAAGAAGTCCCTGGTGGGCGCGCTGAAGACCACGGCGGATCTGCTGGATCTGCTGGGGGTGGGGGATGATCCGTTCCGAGCGCAGGCGTTCCGGAGTGCGGCGCGCAGCCTGGAGGGCGTGCAGGATGAGGTGGATGTGCTCGCCGCGCGGGCGTTTGCGGGTATTCCGAAGGTCGGGAAGGCCATTGCGGCGGACCTGCTGGAGTACGTGCGGACGGGGGTGTTCGGTCCGCTGGAGGACGCCGCGAGTCTGATTCCGGCGGGTGTGCTGAGTCTGTTCCGGGTGCGGGGGCTGGGGCCGAAGAAGATCCGGGCGTTGTGGGACGCGGGCATCGATTCGCTGGAGGGGCTGCGTGAGGCGTGCCGGGATGGGCGCGTGGCGGGTCTGAAGGGGTTCGGGGCGAAGAGTGCGGCGTCGTTTCTGGAGGCGGTGGAGTTCGCGCTGGGCGCGCAGGAGCGGCAGCACCTGAGCACGGCGCACGAGGTCTCCGAGGGCCTGTGCCGGGTGCTGGAGGGCCTGGAGCCGCAGGTGGCGGGGGATGTGCGCCGGGGCCTGGATACGGTGCGGGTGGCGCGCGTGACCGTGACCGCCTCGCCCGAGGGCGTGCAGGAGCGGCTGGCTGGGGTGGTGGAGGGCCTGGAACCGGTCGGGAAGAAACCCCTGTTCGCGGGCCGGGTGGACGGCGTGCCGGTCGAGGTGGCGTTCGCGCCCACGCCGGGCGTCCGGGGGGCGCTGGACCTGATGATGGGCGGCGGCACGGCGTACCGCGAGTCGCTGCGCGAGGAGGCGAAGGTGCGGGGCTTCGACCTGAGCGGGCACGGCCTGATCCGGGCGGGTGAAGTGCTGGACACGCCCACCGAGGCGGACGTGATGAAGACCCTGGGTCTGCCCCTGCGGCCCGCCGAGTACCGCGAACCCGAACATGACGGGGTGTGGGAGGCCCTCCCCCACCCGGATGAACTGGTGACGGTCGCGGACCTGCGCGGCATGCTGCACACGCACTCCACGTGGTCGGACGGCGCGGCGTCCATTGCCGACATGGCCGCCGAAACCGTCCGCCTGGGCCACGGCTTCCTGGGCACCGGCGACCACTCGCGCGCCGCGCACT
This Deinococcus seoulensis DNA region includes the following protein-coding sequences:
- a CDS encoding histidinol-phosphatase, whose protein sequence is MTGPLFDSHMHTPLCGHATGLPREYAQAALDAGLAGICFTDHMPMPAWYDAPWRMRRDQLAQYVQDVQEAQAEFAGRLDVRLGLEADFHPGTERFVEEVLGAHPWDYVIGSVHYIGAWGFDNPEFIAEYDSRDLAGLYRDYYALAEGAAKSGLFDSIGHLDLPKKFGHRDPDGYAALHALDVIAERGLALDFNTAGWRKPVAEAYPAPDLTRQAAERGIPFVLGSDAHKPGEVGHRFTDAIKQIHDVGGRIVTYQGRVRHG
- a CDS encoding helix-hairpin-helix domain-containing protein, producing the protein MDVTKKSLVGALKTTADLLDLLGVGDDPFRAQAFRSAARSLEGVQDEVDVLAARAFAGIPKVGKAIAADLLEYVRTGVFGPLEDAASLIPAGVLSLFRVRGLGPKKIRALWDAGIDSLEGLREACRDGRVAGLKGFGAKSAASFLEAVEFALGAQERQHLSTAHEVSEGLCRVLEGLEPQVAGDVRRGLDTVRVARVTVTASPEGVQERLAGVVEGLEPVGKKPLFAGRVDGVPVEVAFAPTPGVRGALDLMMGGGTAYRESLREEAKVRGFDLSGHGLIRAGEVLDTPTEADVMKTLGLPLRPAEYREPEHDGVWEALPHPDELVTVADLRGMLHTHSTWSDGAASIADMAAETVRLGHGFLGTGDHSRAAHYANGLSIERLQAQLKEIRELQGAGVPLVAGAEVDILDDGTLDYPDDVLAQLDYVVASVHSLFTLSPERQTERLIRAASHPLVTILGHPTGRLLLRRPGYALDLDAVMVACAERGTVVEINANAYRLDLDWRVALTWRDRVKFAINTDAHVPGGLKDAKYGVMVARKAGLTPAHVINTLEREAFLAFVQEQRAGRS